AAAAAATAGTAAATATTTAAGGGGGAAATAATGTGAAATTAAGAAAAGTTTCATGGTTGTTAATCAGTCTTACCCTGATCCTGTCTATATTCCTTACTGCTTGTACAGGAAATAATGCAGAGGACCCTAAAGAAACTCCGGGAGATGACGGAAAAAAAGAAGAAGAGGCTGCAGGACCACAGAAGGGCGGAGATTTAATCATTGGTTCAACTGGTGCACCGACCGTTTTCAACCCGCTTTATTCAACAGATACATCCAGCTCTGACATAGAAGGATTCATTTATGACAGCCTTGTATCATCTGATACCGAATTTAACCCGACACTGAGCATGGCTGAGTCAATCGATATATCTGAAGATGGATTGACATTTACAGCTAAATTGAAAAAGGGGATTAAATGGCATGACGGGGAAGAGTTCACGGCAGATGATGTCGTTTTCACCTTCAGCATCCCAAAAAACCCTGATTACAATGGCGAGCGGGGATCGGCCTTCGAAGCAATGGAATCTGTCAAAAAAATTGATGATTATACTGTCGAGTTCAAGCTGAGCAAGAAGGATGCTTCTTTCTATCCTGTTTCTTTGAGTTATTACATTCTGCCTGAGCATATCCTTAAAGATGTTCCAGTTGCAGATCTTGGCGAGCACGAATTCAACACGAAAAGCCCAATTGGTACTGGTCCATTCAAATTCGTTGAATGGAAAGACGGAGAGTATGTAAAGGTAGAGGCATTTGATGATTATTTCAAAGGCCGCCCATACCTAGATACACTCACGTATAAAATTGTTCCAGATATGGATGCGATGATTGCTCAAATCCAGGCGGGTGATATCCACTTTGCAGCTGGCGTGCCAGGGACAGACATCGAAACTGTCAAGTCATTCCCTGGTGTTAAGGTGGAATCAGGTCTAGGCCTTTCTTACACATATCTTGGATATAACCAGAAAAATGAGCTTTTCAAAGATAAAAAGGTCCGTCAGGCAATCACTCACGCTATTGACAGGGAAGCAATCGTTAGTTCTGTCATGAACGGAGACGGTAAAGTTGCAGATGTTCCGGAAAGTCCACTTTCCTTTGCTTATAACGATGATGTTCCGAAATTCGGATACGACGTAGAGAAAGCTAAGTCTTTGCTGGCTGAAGCTGGCTGGAAGGATACTGATGGTGACGGAATTCTTGATAAGGACGGCAAGAAATTCTCCTTCACAGTAAAAACGAACCAGGGTAACAAAGTAAGGGAAGACATTGTCGTAGTCCTCCAAGAACAATTGAAGGAAGTTGGAATTGAAGCTAAACCTGAAATCGTCGAATGGAGCGCGTTCATCGAGCAAATCTCAGCTCCAAACTGGAAATACGACGCACTTGTTCTTGGATGGAGCTTATCAACATTCCCGGATCAGTATGATATTTTCCACTCCAGTCAGATGAAGGAAGGCCTGAACTTCGTCTGGTACTCAAATCCTGAAGCAGATAAGCTGATGGAAGAAGCGAAACAGATTCTGGACCAGGATGAATACAAAGCAGCATATGCAGAAATTTATAAGATGCTGGCAGAAGACCAGCCTTACACATTCCTGTACTATCCAAATGTCCACAGGGTAATGCCGGCTAATCTGGAAGGCTATGTATTCCACGCGAAGGATGATTTTTACGAAATCTCCAAGTGGTGGCTGAAAAAATAGGATCAGGATGGGAGGGAAGGGAGAATCCCTTCCCTTTCAAACATTGAGCATCAGAAATAGTAAATCTTTCACTTTAAGAATTGTCCAGCTACAGCGCCAAGCCCCTCGAGACGTTTGGCTAGTGTCGCCTCCTAGAAACTCCGAAACTGCAACTCCGCCCGCAGAAGCAAAGAGCGCTTCTTTGCCGGAGTCTCCAATTTCTGCGTTTCTGGGCAGTCGGCTTTCCTTTCGATTTCGGTCCGCCCAATGAAGTCATAGAACGACTTCACTGGTCGGCCCTCAGTGGCACACGATGTGCCAGACCCGCCAGCACAGGACGTGGCGTTATAAGGCGGGCAACGCTTGTCGGGGCTGACCGAGGCGCTTACGCTTTTCTTAAAATCTCTTAAATTTAAAAGGAGAATTGCCATGCTATCTTATATTATTCGCCGAATACTTATGGCCATTCCTTTGCTGCTGGGCATTACGATCGTCTCTTTTGCCATTATGAAGCTGGCCCCGGGAGATCCTGCCAGCTTGATGATGGATCCGACCATCAGCCCTGAAGACAAGGCCAGATTCATGGAAAGATACGGTCTCAATGATCCAATCCATATCCAGTATTTGAAATGGCTGGGAGCAATGCTTCAAGGGGACTTCGGGACCTCACTGATACGAAAAGGAGTTCCGGTAATAGAAATGATCATGAATAGGATGCCGAATACGATATTATTAATGGTCGTATCGACCTTGCTGGCCCTGCTGATTTCCATCCCATTTGGAGTCATATCTGCCACAAGACCGTACTCGAAGCTTGATTATACAGTAACCGTGACTTCCTTTCTCGGCGTAGCAACACCAAACTTCTTCCTGGGCTTGATCCTGATCATGCTTTTTGCTGTCCAGAATAATTGGTTTCCAACTGGTGGGGTTGCGACCTTGAATGCACCATTCAGCTTCTGGGACAGAATCCACCATTTGATCATGCCGGCATTTGTTCTGGCTGCGGCTGATATGGCAGGCCTGACACGGTATACGAGATCGAGCATGATGGAAGTGATTAAACAGGATTATATAAGGACAGCGAGGGCGAAGGGTTTTAAGGAGAATAAAGTTATTTATAAACACGGTCTCAGGAATGGACTGATTCCGGTCATCACAATTTTTGGATTAATGATACCTTCCTTCATTGGCGGAGCGGTAATTGTTGAAAAAATCTTTACGTGGCCAGGAATTGGCTTGTTATTCGTAGATTCTGCATTTCAGCGGGATTACCCGGTAATAATGGGCTTGACTGTTATTTCGGCAGTGTTTGTCGTTATCGGTAATTTGATCGCGGACATCCTTTATGCAATTTTTGATCCAAGGATCGAGTATTAAGGGGAGGTAAATATGGCAAAAACAAATCTTGCTGGAAATCAATCTGGCAGCCTGGAAATGCACGGTGTCAAAACCTCACATGATACAATGCTCGGAATCATTGTCAGGAAGTTCATGAAAAACAAGCTTGCCATATTTGGGGGGATATTCCTGATCATCATCATAACTGCTGCTCTGTTAGCACCAGTTATTGCCCCTTACTCACCTTCCAAGCAGAACCTGCTCCTGAAATTACAGCCGCCAAACAGCGAGCACTGGCTTGGGACAGACAGGTTTGGCAGAGACGTATTTTCAAGGCTTCTATATGGAGCAAGAATCTCCCTATTAGTCGGCTTCGCTTCTGTTCTTGGTTCGATAACGATAGGCACCTTCCTTGGAGCTGTAGCTGGGTATGTTGGCGGGATTGTTGATGCGATGATCATGAGATTTGTCGATATCATTCTTTCTATCCCATCTATATTTTTATTGATTACACTGGTAACGATTTTCAAGCCGGGAGTGGATAAGCTAATTTTGATATTTGCACTGTTGGGCTGGACAACTACCGCCCGATTAGTCAGAGGTGAATTTCTCTCTTTAAGGTCGAGAGAGTTTGTCCTCGCATCCAAAACGATTGGAACAAAGACGCCTACGATCATTTTCTCCCATATCCTTCCGAATGCAATGGGTCCGATCATCGTCTCGGCTACACTGGCAGTAGGCTATGTTATTCTGGCAGAGTCAGGATTGAGTTATTTGGGTCTGGGAATTCAGCCCCCGCATGCAAGCTGGGGAAATATGCTCCAGGATGCACAGAATTTTACCATCCTGCTAAAATCCTGGTGGTACCCGCTTGGACCGGGATTGATGATCCTGTTGACTGTCATTTGCTTCAACTTTGTGGGGGATGGATTGAGGGATGCACTTGACCCTAAGATAAACGAGTGATTTCTGATTTTAAAAATGAAAGATAAAACCCTCTAAAGCCAGGAACCTCCCTGGCTTTTTGCATTGAGAAAAAAATTTTAAGGTGAAATATGCCATTCTCTGAACTACTGGCAATTGTTTTCATAATATAGCTGTAAAGTTGAATTCTTCGGGGGGAAAAAGATGGGGTAGTGAGGACGGACGAATGGCTGAAAACAGAATTTAACAGGCCGCAAAATATTTGTGAAAAGCTGCTTGCTTATTTTGAAGATGATGTTGATGCGAAGAAAGTATACGGCTATTTAAAAAACTTTGGCATGTACAGGCCGGACCGCAAAAGTAAAAAGATATTCGAAGAATTAAAGGCTAAGAAATTTTGGCCGGAAACTGAAAAGGTTTTTCGTAAATACAAAACAAAATGGAATGGTCCTGATATTCCTATCTTCCTATTTCCAATGGATTCGGCGAATTCAAGATTGATGAAGGAAGGAAAAGGGAAGTCTGGCTTATCCTTTATCGATAAAATGTTTATTTTTCTGACACCACTAGATGATATGAAAGATCTCGAAGCGTTGTTTGTTCACGAATATCACCATGTATGCAGGATGCAGGCCCAAAAGAAGAGTCCAGATGAATACACCTTGCTTGATTCAATCATTTTGGAAGGGCTTGCGGAACATGCAGTAGCGACTCATTGCGGCGAGAAATATACTGGCGAATGGAGCAGGCGGTATTCGACAAAAACCCTGGAAGGATATTGGATTAATGACCTTTCAAAAAAACTGTCGATAACCAGAAATGACCGTGAACACGATCAAATTTTATTTGGCTTGGGGAGCAGACCTAGACTGCTGGGTTATGCAATGGGATACGAAATCGTAAAACAATATAAGCAATATGGAAATTTTTCTGAAAAAGCTTCATTTTCTATTCCTGCCCGTGAATTCACAAAGCCGTTAAAATTTTAAACTTTTTTCTAGCATAAAAAACCCCAGTTATTACGGGGTTTTTTATAAATTATGAAAACTTATAAATTTCCCAATTGAAAAATAAGTATTGCAAATGTAATAAAACTGTAATAACATTTTATTAAAATATATCGAATTTCCTGAATATTTTATTTTTTAAAAAGAAGGTGTCCCAATGAGCAACTATTCAATACATAAAGAAGCACCTTTGTTAGAGATCAAAAACCTTGAAACAGCTTTTAATATCGATGGAGAATACTATAACGCTGTAGACAAGGTGAGTTTCGCTGTCAAACCAAGACAGATTGTCGGGGTTGTTGGCGAATCAGGGTGCGGAAAGTCAGTAATGAGCCTCTCGGTTATGCAGCTGCTTCCAAAAGGGGTTGGCAAAATCCATGGCGGCGAAATTATCTTTGAAGGCATTCATCTTGAAAAGATGTCCGAAAAGGAAATGAACAAAATCCGCGGGCGTGATATTTCAATGATCTTCCAGGAACCAATGACATCGATGAATCCGGTTTTCACGATTGGGTTTCAGCTGCAGGAAGTATTGTTCAACCATACGAAGATTTCTAAAGCAGAAGCAAGACAAAAGAGTGTTGCTTTACTGAAGAGTGTTGGTATTTCCCGGCCTGAAAAGATTGTTGATGAGTACCCTCACCAATTGTCCGGCGGCATGAGACAAAGGGTCATGATCGCAATGGCTATCGCAAACCAGCCAAAGCTTCTGATTGCGGACGAGCCTACAACCGCATTGGATGTTACTGTACAAGCCCAGATCCTTGAGTTGCTAAAGAGCATTCAGGAAGTTAATGATATGTCTGTCATCATGATCACGCATGATCTTGGTGTAGTGGCAGAGATGTGCGATGAGGTCATCGTAATGTACGCCGGCAGGATCGTGGAACGCGCCGATGTCGATACTCTCTTTTATAATCCTAAGCATCCATATACTGAACTGATGATGGGAGCCATCCCCAAGATGGATGAGGACAAAGAAGAGTTAAGCTCAATCAAAGGAATTGTCCCTTCGCTTAAGAACATGCCGGCAATCGGCTGCCGATTTGCAAACCGATGTCCGAAAGCAATGCCAGAGTGTACAAGCATCACTCCACAGCTTGGAGAGGTCGAACAAGGTCATGAAGTGGCGTGCATTCTATATGAAGCAAGTATGCCAAAAGAAGGAGTCAGGGCATAATGAGCAATACACCTTTAATAGAAAAAGAGAATTTGCTGGAGATTAAGAATCTCAAAACTTATTACCCTGTAAAAGGTGGATTCTTCCGCCGGACAGTTGGCAATGTCAAGGCTGTTGATGATGTATCATTTGAAATTAAAAAGGGTGAAACACTTGGGCTCGTTGGAGAATCAGGCTGCGGCAAATCAACAACGGGAAGAACAATCATCAGACTGCTGAATGCCACAGATGGGGAAATCATTTTTGAAGGAAAGGATATCACTAAATTAAGAGGAAAGACATTACAGGCGATCCGCCAGGATATCCAAATGGTCTTTCAGGACCCATATGCTTCGCTGAACCCGATGCAGATGGTTGGTGACATCGTTTCTGAACCCATCCGGAACTTCAAGAATGTCAGCATGAAGGACTTGAAGGAAGAAGTAATAGATTTATTGACCAGGGTAGGTCTTCCTGAAGATGCCTACTATAAATACGCCCATGAATTTTCCGGCGGACAGAGACAAAGAATCGGTATTGCCCGGGCGCTGGCGTTAAGACCGAAACTCATCATCGCGGATGAGCCGGTGTCTGCGCTTGACGTATCAGTGCAATCCCAGGTTCTGAATCTATTAAAAGAGCTTCAAAAGGAATTTGATCTGACTTTCTTATTTATCGCTCATGACCTTAGTGTCGTTAAGCATATGAGTGACCGGATCGGCGTTATGTATCTCGGCAATATGGTTGAAATTGCTGATCGCAACAGCATGTATGCTGAGCCGCTCCACCCATATACTCAGGCTTTGATCTCAGCCATTCCAATGCCGGATCCGCGCAGGAAAAAGGAAAGAATTGTGCTGGAAGGGGATGTGCCAAGTCCGCTTAACCCTCCGACAGGGTGTCCGTTCCACCCGCGCTGCCCAGCAGCGATGGCAGAATGTTCCCAGGTAAAGCCAGCTTTAAAGGAGGTGAAGCCAGGACATCAAGTTGCTTGCCACCTTTACTAGGGGATAATTTTTACAAAAAATAAAAGAAAAACGGGGG
The nucleotide sequence above comes from Mesobacillus jeotgali. Encoded proteins:
- a CDS encoding peptide-binding protein; protein product: MKLRKVSWLLISLTLILSIFLTACTGNNAEDPKETPGDDGKKEEEAAGPQKGGDLIIGSTGAPTVFNPLYSTDTSSSDIEGFIYDSLVSSDTEFNPTLSMAESIDISEDGLTFTAKLKKGIKWHDGEEFTADDVVFTFSIPKNPDYNGERGSAFEAMESVKKIDDYTVEFKLSKKDASFYPVSLSYYILPEHILKDVPVADLGEHEFNTKSPIGTGPFKFVEWKDGEYVKVEAFDDYFKGRPYLDTLTYKIVPDMDAMIAQIQAGDIHFAAGVPGTDIETVKSFPGVKVESGLGLSYTYLGYNQKNELFKDKKVRQAITHAIDREAIVSSVMNGDGKVADVPESPLSFAYNDDVPKFGYDVEKAKSLLAEAGWKDTDGDGILDKDGKKFSFTVKTNQGNKVREDIVVVLQEQLKEVGIEAKPEIVEWSAFIEQISAPNWKYDALVLGWSLSTFPDQYDIFHSSQMKEGLNFVWYSNPEADKLMEEAKQILDQDEYKAAYAEIYKMLAEDQPYTFLYYPNVHRVMPANLEGYVFHAKDDFYEISKWWLKK
- a CDS encoding ABC transporter permease produces the protein MLSYIIRRILMAIPLLLGITIVSFAIMKLAPGDPASLMMDPTISPEDKARFMERYGLNDPIHIQYLKWLGAMLQGDFGTSLIRKGVPVIEMIMNRMPNTILLMVVSTLLALLISIPFGVISATRPYSKLDYTVTVTSFLGVATPNFFLGLILIMLFAVQNNWFPTGGVATLNAPFSFWDRIHHLIMPAFVLAAADMAGLTRYTRSSMMEVIKQDYIRTARAKGFKENKVIYKHGLRNGLIPVITIFGLMIPSFIGGAVIVEKIFTWPGIGLLFVDSAFQRDYPVIMGLTVISAVFVVIGNLIADILYAIFDPRIEY
- the opp4C gene encoding oligopeptide ABC transporter permease — encoded protein: MHGVKTSHDTMLGIIVRKFMKNKLAIFGGIFLIIIITAALLAPVIAPYSPSKQNLLLKLQPPNSEHWLGTDRFGRDVFSRLLYGARISLLVGFASVLGSITIGTFLGAVAGYVGGIVDAMIMRFVDIILSIPSIFLLITLVTIFKPGVDKLILIFALLGWTTTARLVRGEFLSLRSREFVLASKTIGTKTPTIIFSHILPNAMGPIIVSATLAVGYVILAESGLSYLGLGIQPPHASWGNMLQDAQNFTILLKSWWYPLGPGLMILLTVICFNFVGDGLRDALDPKINE
- a CDS encoding DUF2268 domain-containing protein, yielding MRTDEWLKTEFNRPQNICEKLLAYFEDDVDAKKVYGYLKNFGMYRPDRKSKKIFEELKAKKFWPETEKVFRKYKTKWNGPDIPIFLFPMDSANSRLMKEGKGKSGLSFIDKMFIFLTPLDDMKDLEALFVHEYHHVCRMQAQKKSPDEYTLLDSIILEGLAEHAVATHCGEKYTGEWSRRYSTKTLEGYWINDLSKKLSITRNDREHDQILFGLGSRPRLLGYAMGYEIVKQYKQYGNFSEKASFSIPAREFTKPLKF
- a CDS encoding ABC transporter ATP-binding protein codes for the protein MSNYSIHKEAPLLEIKNLETAFNIDGEYYNAVDKVSFAVKPRQIVGVVGESGCGKSVMSLSVMQLLPKGVGKIHGGEIIFEGIHLEKMSEKEMNKIRGRDISMIFQEPMTSMNPVFTIGFQLQEVLFNHTKISKAEARQKSVALLKSVGISRPEKIVDEYPHQLSGGMRQRVMIAMAIANQPKLLIADEPTTALDVTVQAQILELLKSIQEVNDMSVIMITHDLGVVAEMCDEVIVMYAGRIVERADVDTLFYNPKHPYTELMMGAIPKMDEDKEELSSIKGIVPSLKNMPAIGCRFANRCPKAMPECTSITPQLGEVEQGHEVACILYEASMPKEGVRA
- a CDS encoding ABC transporter ATP-binding protein, coding for MSNTPLIEKENLLEIKNLKTYYPVKGGFFRRTVGNVKAVDDVSFEIKKGETLGLVGESGCGKSTTGRTIIRLLNATDGEIIFEGKDITKLRGKTLQAIRQDIQMVFQDPYASLNPMQMVGDIVSEPIRNFKNVSMKDLKEEVIDLLTRVGLPEDAYYKYAHEFSGGQRQRIGIARALALRPKLIIADEPVSALDVSVQSQVLNLLKELQKEFDLTFLFIAHDLSVVKHMSDRIGVMYLGNMVEIADRNSMYAEPLHPYTQALISAIPMPDPRRKKERIVLEGDVPSPLNPPTGCPFHPRCPAAMAECSQVKPALKEVKPGHQVACHLY